Proteins found in one Homalodisca vitripennis isolate AUS2020 chromosome 4, UT_GWSS_2.1, whole genome shotgun sequence genomic segment:
- the LOC124359063 gene encoding centrosomal protein 43-like — protein sequence MSVNGNTELRDLVSQTLENTGVLSKIRAELRANVFLVLEEHEAFKGRNLPFCNSVLKNFLSTQEGIAAISLVREFLEFFGLEFTVSVFEPETQAGSDYTYVGRNKLAHNLKLDSGKKSPLIAQILQQTKLHVPATTVPIANKIQEPVNNSLRKEKPREEKKSQETNNLNHIVKTDVTNGPSESLDQKHPQPPPPSFQNHNKKPDSLKLDLSQMNVKSAGGSMSSLGSLPPLGMNPTTKSNSGRNSKHVSSDIKALLDLGSDSPEHYEEDFHLSGSEKTSKGTNRSLSGSGSEIEEEMSVGIDDQDQDHDQPVTDQSGSGSSSYSGNENTPRDL from the exons ATGTCTGTCAATGGAAATACAGAACTTCGTGACTTGGTGTCACAAACATTGGAAAATACCGGAGTTTTATCAAAGATTAGG GCAGAACTTCGAGCGAATGTTTTCTTGGTGTTAGAAGAACATGAAGCATTTAAG ggcagAAATCTACCATTTTGCAATTCggttttgaaaaactttttatctACTCAAGAAGGTATTGCTGCCATAAGCCTAGTAAGAGAGTTTCTGGAGTTTTTTGGTTTGGAGTTCACAGTGAGTGTTTTCGAACCAGAAACTCAAGCTGGCAGTGACTATACATATGTGGGACGCAACAAACTTGCTCACAATCTTAAACTGGACTCAG GGAAGAAATCACCTCTAATCGCTCAAATTCTGCAACAAACTAAACTACATGTTCCTGCAACTACAGTTCCTATTGCAAATAAA ATACAGGAACCGGTTAATAATTCTCTGAGGAAAGAAAAGCCaagagaagaaaagaaaagtcaagaaacaaacaatttaaaccatATTGTAAAAACAGATGTGACTAACGGTCCCAGTGAGAGTTTGGACCAGAAACATCCACAGCCTCCTCCACCTTCGTTCCAGAACCACAACAAGAAGCCTGACAGCCTTAAACTAGATCTCAGTCAGATGAA CGTAAAATCTGCAGGAGGTTCAATGTCATCTCTCGGTTCTCTCCCTCCTCTTGGAATGAATCCGACCACCAAGAGTAACAGTGGCAGGAACTCCAAGCATGTGTCCAGTGACATCAAGGCACTTTTAGACCTAGGATCTG ATTCACCAGAACACTATGAGGAGGATTTCCATTTGTCCGGAAGTGAGAAGACTAGTAAAGGCACCAACAGGTCATTGTCTGGCAGTGGCAGCGAGATAGAGGAGGAGATGTCTGTAGGG